The Corvus hawaiiensis isolate bCorHaw1 chromosome 2, bCorHaw1.pri.cur, whole genome shotgun sequence genome includes a window with the following:
- the LOC125316873 gene encoding toll-like receptor 7 isoform X2: MSCYILLCTSAEPLETTLVLFSPAPFYSLFQHLICQTWKHTENERLLDLYVQQLPVLPSVTAGSVSMAGDSQHFMVCCGACHQMQNKCAKMSNALPFILLFIFPMLLSGAWFPKTLPCDVKSSEGTVTVDCTDRRLTEVPRGIPGNVTNLTLSINHIPHIYPTSFDHLENLQEIDFRCNCVPVKLGPKNHVCTSRLRIETGSFAALTRLKSLYLDANQLAEIPRGLPATLTLLSLEANSIFSIHEASFSELGNIEVLYLGQNCYYRNPCNVSFEIEKTAFLGLKKLTILSLKSNNLTHIPPNLSSTLKELYIYNNMIQVIHEQDLSGLSNLEILDLSGNCPRCYDAPYPCIPCPKSSIQIHSKAFDSLENLRILRLHSNSLQSIPSSWFKNIKNLKELDLSQNFLMREIGDAQFLTFIPSLMQLDLSFNFEVKVYSPFLNLSKTFSSLYNLETLRLKGYVFKELRAQDLRPLLGLQNLTMLDLGTNFIKVADLTVFEEFPALKFIDLSVNKISPSSGESNFYGFCSNPGISVEQYNRQVRQETHYFRYDVYERSCRSKDKEASSYQSIVKEDCLNYGKTLDLSRNNVFFVNPSDFLGLSSLKCLNLSDNAISQTLNGSEFSYLSGLKYLDFSNNRVDLLHQTAFKELKFLEILDLSNNQHYFLAEGITHVLSFMKNLAHLKKLMMNENDISTTIDTGMESQSLRILEFRGNRLDALWVDGNARYLSFFKNLTSLEELDISFNSLSFLPHDVFKGMPPSLKILNLTNNQLKSFIWGSLPSLRNLVTLDLSNNLLTTVPKELSNCTSSLQKLMLRNNLIQRLTKHFLRGAFKLRYLDLSSNKIEIIKRSSFPENVINNLEMLLLHGNPFKCNCEAVWFVWWINQTQVTIPLLATDVTCAGPGAHKGRSVVFLDLYTCQLDTSYLILYALSASTVLGFMVFTVMSHLYFWDVWYSYHYCTAKLKGYRRLSLPDACYDAFIAYDNEDAAVNEWVLQELVERLENQKARQFNLCLEGRDWLPGQPVFDNLSQSIQLSKKTIFVLTNKYIKSGSFKTTFYMAHQRLLDDKMDVIILIFLEKVLQKSRYVRLRKRLCRSSVLEWPTNPQSQPYFWQCLKNAIATSNSLAYNKLLQETV; this comes from the exons ATGTCATGTTACATTCTCCTCTGCACCTCAGCTGAACCACTGGAAACCACTTTAGTGCTGTTCTCTCCTGCTCCGTTTTACAGTCTCTTCCAGCATCTAATCTGCCAGACCTGGAAGCACACAGAAAATG aaaggcTACTGGACTTGTatgtgcagcagctgccagtaTTGCCATCTGTGACTGCAGGTTCTGTGTCCATGGCTGGTGACAGCCAGCACTTCATGGTCTGCTGTGGTGCGTGTCATCAGATGCAGAATAAAT GTGCAAAGATGTCAAATGCATTGCCATTTATCCTGCTCTTCATATTCCCAATGCTGCTGTCAGGGGCTTGGTTTCCCAAAACTTTACCCTGTGATGTTAAGTCCTCAGAAGGCACTGTGACAGTGGACTGCACTGATCGGCGCCTTACAGAAGTTCCCAGAGGGATCCCTGGAAACGTTACCAACCTTACCCTGAGTATTAACCATATCCCCCACATCTACCCAACATCCTTTGATCATCTTGAAAACCTCCAGGAGATTGACTTCAGATGCAACTGTGTGCCTGTCAAACTTGGCCCCAAAAATCATGTGTGCACTAGCAGACTGAGGATTGAGACTGGTAGTTTTGCTGCCCTGACAAGACTGAAGTCATTGTATTTGGATGCAAACCAGCTGGCAGAAATACCCCGAGGTCTTCCTGCTACTTTAACCCTGCTGAGCCTGGAAGCAAACAGTATCTTTTCTATCCATGAAGCCAGCTTCTCAGAGCTAGGAAACATAGAGGTATTGTATCTTGGACAGAACTGTTACTACCGCAATCCATGCAACGTTTCATTTGAAATTGAGAAAACAGCCTTTCTGGGGCTGAAAAAGTTAACAATACTATCCCTGAAGTCCAACAACTTAACACATATTCCACCCAATTTGTCATCTACTTTAAAGGAATTGTATATTTACAACAACATGATTCAAGTGATTCACGAACAGGATTTAAGTGGCCTTTCCAATCTAGAAATTCTTGACCTAAGTGGCAATTGCCCACGTTGCTATGATGCCCCGTATCCTTGCATTCCTTGTCCCAAGAGCTCGATTCAGATACATTCAAAGGCTTTTGACTCCTTGGAAAATTTAAGAATTTTGCGACTTCACAGTAACTCTCTTCAGAGCATACCCAGCAGCTGGTTTAAAAACATCAAGAATCTCAAAGAACTTGACCTCTCCCAAAATTTCCTCATGAGGGAGATTGGAGATGCTCAGTTTTTGACATTTATCCCCAGCCTTATGCAGCTTGATCTGTCCTTCAACTTTGAAGTGAAGGTGTATTCTCCCTTCTTGAATCTTTCTaagacattttcttctctctatAACCTGGAAACTCTGAGGCTCAAGGGTTATGTCTTTAAAGAACTGAGAGCACAAGATCTACGTCCACTGCTCGGTCTTCAGAATCTAACCATGTTGGATCTCGGGACTAACTTTATTAAAGTTGCAGACCTGACAGTGTTTGAAGAATTCCCAGCTCTTAAGTTCATTGACCTCTCAGTGAATaaaatttctccttcttcagGGGAAAGCAACTTCTATGGATTTTGCTCTAATCCTGGCATTTCAGTTGAGCAATACAACAGGCAAGTACGACAAGAGACGCATTATTTCAGGTATGACGTGTATGAGCGAAGTTGCCGTTCCAAAGACAAAGAGGCTTCTTCCTACCAATCTATAGTTAAGGAAGATTGCCTTAACTACGGAAAAACTCTGGATTTAAGCagaaacaatgtattttttgttAACCCCTCAGACTTCCTGGGACTTAGCTCTCTCAAATGTCTCAATTTGTCAGATAATGCAATAAGTCAAACTTTAAATGGAAGTGAATTCTCTTACTTGTCTGGATTGAAATATCTGGATTTTTCTAACAACAGGGTTGATTTGCTACACCAAACTGCTTTCAAAGAGCtaaaatttttagaaattcTAGATCTGAGCAATAACCAGCATTATTTTCTGGCAGAAGGTATTACTCACGTGCTTAGTTTTATGAAAAACCTAGCCCATCTGAAGAAGCTGATGATGAATGAGAATGACATTTCTACCACTATTGATACAGGAATGGAAAGCCAATCTCTTAGAATTTTAGAATTCAGAGGAAATCGTTTAGATGCTTTATGGGTGGACGGCAATGCTAGATATTTGTCCTTCTTCAAGAATCTGACCAGCCTGGAAGAACTGGATATTTCCTTCAACTCGCTCAGTTTTTTGCCTCATGATGTTTTTAAAGGAATGCCTCCTAGTCTCAAGATCCTCAACTTAACAAATAATCAACTGAAGAGTTTCATCTGGGGAAGCCTCCCCTCTCTGAGGAACCTAGTAACTCTGGACCTGAGCAATAACCTTCTGACTACTGTTCCCAAAGAACTGTCCAATTGCACCTCATCACTCCAAAAACTGATGCTCCGAAACAATCTCATTCAGCGATTGACCAAACATTTTCTCAGAGGTGCTTTTAAACTGAGGTACTTGGACCTCAGCTCAAACAAGATTGAAATAATTAAGAGATCCAGCTTCCCTGAGAATGTCATTAACAACCTGGAGATGCTGCTTTTGCATGGCAATCCTTTTAAGTGTAACTGTGAGGCTGTGTGGTTTGTCTGGTGGATCAATCAGACACAGGTGACCATTCCTCTTCTGGCCACAGACGTGACCTGTGCTGGCCCAGGGGCACATAAGGGAAGGAGCGTGGTTTTCTTGGATCTGTATACCTGTCAGCTGGACACGTCGTATTTGATCCTGTACGCTCTGTCAGCTTCAACCGTCCTTGGCTTTATGGTGTTCACAGTGATGAGCCACCTCTACTTCTGGGATGTGTGGTATAGCTACCATTACTGCACTGCCAAGCTGAAGGGCTATCGGCGCTTGTCTTTACCAGATGCCTGCTACGATGCCTTTATTGCCTATGACAATGAAGATGCAGCTGTGAATGAGTGGGTGCTGCAGGAACTGGTTGAAAGGctggaaaaccaaaaagccaggcAGTTCAATTTATGCCTGGAAGGAAGGGACTGGCTCCCAGGACAGCCGGTCTTTGACAACCTTTCCCAGAGCATTCAGCTGAGCAAAAAGACCATATTTGTGCTGACCAACAAGTATATTAAAAGCGGCAGCTTTAAGACAACATTTTACATGGCTCATCAGCGGCTTCTAGATGACAAAATGGATGTCATTATCTTGATATTTCTTGAGAAGGTTTTGCAGAAGTCTCGCTATGTCCGGCTGAGGAAGAGGCTGTGCAGAAGTTCAGTCCTGGA
- the LOC125316873 gene encoding toll-like receptor 7 isoform X1 gives MVSRAKMSNALPFILLFIFPMLLSGAWFPKTLPCDVKSSEGTVTVDCTDRRLTEVPRGIPGNVTNLTLSINHIPHIYPTSFDHLENLQEIDFRCNCVPVKLGPKNHVCTSRLRIETGSFAALTRLKSLYLDANQLAEIPRGLPATLTLLSLEANSIFSIHEASFSELGNIEVLYLGQNCYYRNPCNVSFEIEKTAFLGLKKLTILSLKSNNLTHIPPNLSSTLKELYIYNNMIQVIHEQDLSGLSNLEILDLSGNCPRCYDAPYPCIPCPKSSIQIHSKAFDSLENLRILRLHSNSLQSIPSSWFKNIKNLKELDLSQNFLMREIGDAQFLTFIPSLMQLDLSFNFEVKVYSPFLNLSKTFSSLYNLETLRLKGYVFKELRAQDLRPLLGLQNLTMLDLGTNFIKVADLTVFEEFPALKFIDLSVNKISPSSGESNFYGFCSNPGISVEQYNRQVRQETHYFRYDVYERSCRSKDKEASSYQSIVKEDCLNYGKTLDLSRNNVFFVNPSDFLGLSSLKCLNLSDNAISQTLNGSEFSYLSGLKYLDFSNNRVDLLHQTAFKELKFLEILDLSNNQHYFLAEGITHVLSFMKNLAHLKKLMMNENDISTTIDTGMESQSLRILEFRGNRLDALWVDGNARYLSFFKNLTSLEELDISFNSLSFLPHDVFKGMPPSLKILNLTNNQLKSFIWGSLPSLRNLVTLDLSNNLLTTVPKELSNCTSSLQKLMLRNNLIQRLTKHFLRGAFKLRYLDLSSNKIEIIKRSSFPENVINNLEMLLLHGNPFKCNCEAVWFVWWINQTQVTIPLLATDVTCAGPGAHKGRSVVFLDLYTCQLDTSYLILYALSASTVLGFMVFTVMSHLYFWDVWYSYHYCTAKLKGYRRLSLPDACYDAFIAYDNEDAAVNEWVLQELVERLENQKARQFNLCLEGRDWLPGQPVFDNLSQSIQLSKKTIFVLTNKYIKSGSFKTTFYMAHQRLLDDKMDVIILIFLEKVLQKSRYVRLRKRLCRSSVLEWPTNPQSQPYFWQCLKNAIATSNSLAYNKLLQETV, from the exons ATG GTATCTCGTGCAAAGATGTCAAATGCATTGCCATTTATCCTGCTCTTCATATTCCCAATGCTGCTGTCAGGGGCTTGGTTTCCCAAAACTTTACCCTGTGATGTTAAGTCCTCAGAAGGCACTGTGACAGTGGACTGCACTGATCGGCGCCTTACAGAAGTTCCCAGAGGGATCCCTGGAAACGTTACCAACCTTACCCTGAGTATTAACCATATCCCCCACATCTACCCAACATCCTTTGATCATCTTGAAAACCTCCAGGAGATTGACTTCAGATGCAACTGTGTGCCTGTCAAACTTGGCCCCAAAAATCATGTGTGCACTAGCAGACTGAGGATTGAGACTGGTAGTTTTGCTGCCCTGACAAGACTGAAGTCATTGTATTTGGATGCAAACCAGCTGGCAGAAATACCCCGAGGTCTTCCTGCTACTTTAACCCTGCTGAGCCTGGAAGCAAACAGTATCTTTTCTATCCATGAAGCCAGCTTCTCAGAGCTAGGAAACATAGAGGTATTGTATCTTGGACAGAACTGTTACTACCGCAATCCATGCAACGTTTCATTTGAAATTGAGAAAACAGCCTTTCTGGGGCTGAAAAAGTTAACAATACTATCCCTGAAGTCCAACAACTTAACACATATTCCACCCAATTTGTCATCTACTTTAAAGGAATTGTATATTTACAACAACATGATTCAAGTGATTCACGAACAGGATTTAAGTGGCCTTTCCAATCTAGAAATTCTTGACCTAAGTGGCAATTGCCCACGTTGCTATGATGCCCCGTATCCTTGCATTCCTTGTCCCAAGAGCTCGATTCAGATACATTCAAAGGCTTTTGACTCCTTGGAAAATTTAAGAATTTTGCGACTTCACAGTAACTCTCTTCAGAGCATACCCAGCAGCTGGTTTAAAAACATCAAGAATCTCAAAGAACTTGACCTCTCCCAAAATTTCCTCATGAGGGAGATTGGAGATGCTCAGTTTTTGACATTTATCCCCAGCCTTATGCAGCTTGATCTGTCCTTCAACTTTGAAGTGAAGGTGTATTCTCCCTTCTTGAATCTTTCTaagacattttcttctctctatAACCTGGAAACTCTGAGGCTCAAGGGTTATGTCTTTAAAGAACTGAGAGCACAAGATCTACGTCCACTGCTCGGTCTTCAGAATCTAACCATGTTGGATCTCGGGACTAACTTTATTAAAGTTGCAGACCTGACAGTGTTTGAAGAATTCCCAGCTCTTAAGTTCATTGACCTCTCAGTGAATaaaatttctccttcttcagGGGAAAGCAACTTCTATGGATTTTGCTCTAATCCTGGCATTTCAGTTGAGCAATACAACAGGCAAGTACGACAAGAGACGCATTATTTCAGGTATGACGTGTATGAGCGAAGTTGCCGTTCCAAAGACAAAGAGGCTTCTTCCTACCAATCTATAGTTAAGGAAGATTGCCTTAACTACGGAAAAACTCTGGATTTAAGCagaaacaatgtattttttgttAACCCCTCAGACTTCCTGGGACTTAGCTCTCTCAAATGTCTCAATTTGTCAGATAATGCAATAAGTCAAACTTTAAATGGAAGTGAATTCTCTTACTTGTCTGGATTGAAATATCTGGATTTTTCTAACAACAGGGTTGATTTGCTACACCAAACTGCTTTCAAAGAGCtaaaatttttagaaattcTAGATCTGAGCAATAACCAGCATTATTTTCTGGCAGAAGGTATTACTCACGTGCTTAGTTTTATGAAAAACCTAGCCCATCTGAAGAAGCTGATGATGAATGAGAATGACATTTCTACCACTATTGATACAGGAATGGAAAGCCAATCTCTTAGAATTTTAGAATTCAGAGGAAATCGTTTAGATGCTTTATGGGTGGACGGCAATGCTAGATATTTGTCCTTCTTCAAGAATCTGACCAGCCTGGAAGAACTGGATATTTCCTTCAACTCGCTCAGTTTTTTGCCTCATGATGTTTTTAAAGGAATGCCTCCTAGTCTCAAGATCCTCAACTTAACAAATAATCAACTGAAGAGTTTCATCTGGGGAAGCCTCCCCTCTCTGAGGAACCTAGTAACTCTGGACCTGAGCAATAACCTTCTGACTACTGTTCCCAAAGAACTGTCCAATTGCACCTCATCACTCCAAAAACTGATGCTCCGAAACAATCTCATTCAGCGATTGACCAAACATTTTCTCAGAGGTGCTTTTAAACTGAGGTACTTGGACCTCAGCTCAAACAAGATTGAAATAATTAAGAGATCCAGCTTCCCTGAGAATGTCATTAACAACCTGGAGATGCTGCTTTTGCATGGCAATCCTTTTAAGTGTAACTGTGAGGCTGTGTGGTTTGTCTGGTGGATCAATCAGACACAGGTGACCATTCCTCTTCTGGCCACAGACGTGACCTGTGCTGGCCCAGGGGCACATAAGGGAAGGAGCGTGGTTTTCTTGGATCTGTATACCTGTCAGCTGGACACGTCGTATTTGATCCTGTACGCTCTGTCAGCTTCAACCGTCCTTGGCTTTATGGTGTTCACAGTGATGAGCCACCTCTACTTCTGGGATGTGTGGTATAGCTACCATTACTGCACTGCCAAGCTGAAGGGCTATCGGCGCTTGTCTTTACCAGATGCCTGCTACGATGCCTTTATTGCCTATGACAATGAAGATGCAGCTGTGAATGAGTGGGTGCTGCAGGAACTGGTTGAAAGGctggaaaaccaaaaagccaggcAGTTCAATTTATGCCTGGAAGGAAGGGACTGGCTCCCAGGACAGCCGGTCTTTGACAACCTTTCCCAGAGCATTCAGCTGAGCAAAAAGACCATATTTGTGCTGACCAACAAGTATATTAAAAGCGGCAGCTTTAAGACAACATTTTACATGGCTCATCAGCGGCTTCTAGATGACAAAATGGATGTCATTATCTTGATATTTCTTGAGAAGGTTTTGCAGAAGTCTCGCTATGTCCGGCTGAGGAAGAGGCTGTGCAGAAGTTCAGTCCTGGA